In Pseudothermotoga sp., a genomic segment contains:
- a CDS encoding electron transport complex protein RnfA, translated as MRVFLILFSALLINNYVFIRFLGICPFLGVSKKLDTAIGMGFAATFVLVMSSVITWFVNLLLVMAGLEFLRTVSFILVIATFVQFVEFVIKKNSPTLYEALGIYLPLITTNCIILGVAILNAQAKYSLLEAAFHALGAGLGFLVALVIFAGIRERLELYELPKSFEGLPIALILASIISMAFMGFQGLIKL; from the coding sequence ATGAGGGTGTTCTTGATACTCTTTTCTGCTTTGTTGATAAACAACTATGTGTTTATAAGGTTTCTCGGAATATGTCCGTTCCTGGGGGTTTCTAAAAAACTCGATACGGCCATAGGTATGGGCTTTGCTGCCACATTCGTGTTGGTTATGTCTTCTGTGATAACTTGGTTCGTCAACCTGTTGCTCGTCATGGCTGGGTTGGAATTCCTCAGAACGGTTTCTTTCATACTCGTCATAGCCACGTTCGTTCAGTTCGTTGAATTCGTGATAAAGAAGAACAGTCCAACTCTGTACGAAGCTCTAGGGATATACCTTCCACTGATCACGACGAACTGTATCATTCTGGGTGTTGCCATACTCAACGCACAGGCGAAATACAGTCTCTTAGAAGCTGCGTTCCACGCACTCGGAGCAGGCTTAGGTTTCTTGGTCGCGCTGGTGATATTCGCGGGTATAAGAGAAAGATTGGAGCTTTATGAACTACCGAAATCGTTCGAAGGTCTTCCAATAGCTTTGATCTTGGCATCGATCATTTCCATGGCGTTCATGGGTTTCCAAGGGCTCATAAAGCTGTGA
- a CDS encoding RnfABCDGE type electron transport complex subunit B, translated as MLIVYSTLLMSILGFTFGTFLAYSAKKFEVKEDPRVELVKAVLPGANCGACGYAGCEAFAKAIIAGKVTPEMCTPGKASGVAEKIKEILKQNAPN; from the coding sequence GTGTTGATCGTCTATTCGACTTTGCTCATGTCGATCCTTGGATTCACTTTCGGTACATTCCTCGCTTATTCGGCGAAAAAGTTTGAGGTGAAGGAAGATCCGCGTGTTGAGCTAGTCAAAGCGGTTTTACCCGGAGCCAACTGCGGTGCTTGTGGCTATGCTGGTTGTGAGGCTTTTGCGAAGGCAATCATAGCCGGTAAAGTGACGCCGGAAATGTGCACCCCAGGGAAGGCTTCCGGTGTGGCTGAGAAAATAAAGGAGATTTTGAAACAGAATGCACCCAATTGA